TAATTTCAGAGAAAGTTTATCAAAACTATAACATAATGTTAATCAGTTTTCGCTGCTTTTCAGGGAAGATAACTCTTCCATGCCCCCTTGCATGATTTGGACATATTTGTGTTGAAGGTCCCCTTTTCTACAATTTTACCCAGTATGAAgaaaattcatttccaaatttCTTCCCACTGTtctatttgtatccttaattcTCATTTCTCTAAATGTCATTATAGAGGCAGCTGTATCAATAATTGGCAAATGCATGTACACAAATACTAGAAGCAATAGATCTTATCCCACtatattcacatttccaatgtttttgcctttgataacTTAACAATcataatgataaccatttcctcatgaatgggctgcagttgtaaacaatttgCAAATGAATACAGGTAAATATAGTAAATCTATTTTCACaactgggaattctgacagaaatgaaagtagaatataaatataagaaataaaatacaatagggTATGAACTGTAACGCTTCACGAAGTATGCCTGCGTGAAGCATCACATTTAAtatcctaacatattttcaaaaataaaattgaacttGACATTCATGGTCTGGTAAAATcacaaaatgacaaaaattcaATTCTTCAACAAAATATGACATAACCACAgtgatttgtatttaaaactaaCCTTTTTATGATTCTGTACGAACTTGACAAAGTCAGCCACAGGCAGCAAGACTAGGACATCCTCCTCCATCACCTCCGATTTTACTGTTTCAACCTGCAGAGATTTCTGATGCAATTTAATATAAGGCCTGaattaaaacattgtttttcTCCTTTTTGACTAGcctggaaaaaaaattctaattcaaaCAAGAAGTATTTGTGGAATATTATGCCTTTCAGTAACCGAATGATTAAAGTACCGAAAGACACAAAGAAAACGTAATTAAGACCAAGAATCAGAAAGCAAAGTCACCGTAGGTTTCTTATTATAATTCACAAATTCATCTCTCACtaataattattaaaacatgtcattgtcatacatgtactatgtcaTCCATCTATATATAGAATGAAATCCTTCACAACATAGCTTGCCTGATTTTGGTGTTACAAACTGATGCTGATTATCATTTCACTAAACTCAGTATTTGTGAGATATAAGGAATACCCTGAGAAATACGGtgctgtagattccttattttatgtAAGAACTCAATATCGTGAACCGACTCGTAGATGTCAAACTGCGAGAACATGAATTTGCAAGTGTACTGTTAATCAAGAGTATTTCAGCATTATAGAAATAAAAGTGAGTAATTTCATTTCACTAGTGGTGATTCTCACTCAATTACCTGGTAATAAATTCCTcacatatatttaggaatctgaACCATTAGCTTCACAGCTCAGTTAAGGATGTGTGAGAAAAATTACAGctgtacctctgtgcactttgcaccatatgacgtcacaatgaaagaGGATGTCACAACATACAGGTTTTTATAGTTGTATTGCGGGGAAAGAGTCATAATTCATATTAcaatgtgaccttgaaattgccCCTAATCTGAATGGCTGAtgcatttcaaattcatttatgTGCATAAATAATCTCATTGTACATAAACAGTGGTAAAGTTTGGGTGCATCTGTTATAGCCAGCAATATGAATTATTCTgagatatatcaaaatatacttATGCGTTTGAAAATAGATTGACCAATGAACTTGCCCTTAGAAAATTAAGGAAGattgaaaatattaatgtttgataatcattatgcatttttaaaaaagtaatcgAATGTAATCAGAAAGAAATCCTGATTACTGTTAAATTCTTATCtgttattgattaaatcaaaTTACAAGTAAACGTTTCAGAATTATGATTGTACATCTAATTACAATTTCAATTAATGAATACCACATGTCTGCCTATAACATGCTTAGAAAAATATTAGCTTTTGCACAAAAAGGCTCAATATTTCCCTACCCATGTATGTATAATCCAGAGGTACTTAATCTTTCATTTAATGGAATCACCAGGCTACCATATGGTGTATTCAAATCCTTCTTATAACTTCAACATGTCACTTAAAACAGAATTGGTGACTGGATTGTCAAAATGACTCACTTGTAACATTTAACTTTATTGGATGTGCTTTCCAAACAGCTAAGTGCTCTTGGTCAAGAGACTTGGACTGATCTCAAATTTCTGGCCCTTTTCAACTGAGCTTAGGTAAATCATTTAGACATTCCACTGATGTGCTCATGTGCTAACTTGCGCATATTCTGATCTTCACCATAAACACTGTGTGCTAACAACTCGCGCTAACTTGTACATATTCTGAATTGAGTAAGATCTTCCACATcaaaatacattcaattttaTCTCTCTGAGGAATATGTGCCTGTCTTGCCAAATAGTTTTTCCACAAAAATTGGTAACATGTCTGTTTTCATCAACAAATCATAACACTGGCCAGGGGCAAGTGTTTGTATcacttttgtttttgaaaatcgtATCAAGAAGTATTTTTCATAGACATTGAAGTATTGGTACTATGTTGCTTGGGTACACAAAATAGAAAGGTATTACAAAAGTGGAAAAAGCTTTCATTACAGATATAATAACAGGCTTACATATCTTATGAAGAGGAGGATTGGCAAATAGTTGAAGTTCTAGAGTCAGATTCCTGCTTGAATTACTctattcataaaaatattaaatttgtgTGCACCGAGAAGCTCTACAAAATTGATTTGTTATGTATCACAGCTTTCATTTTGtcattgttttcaaatgtagaaaatattaaatgatattctaCATTATTAAGcatatgtatttgttttatcaatACCTTTTACTTTATCGAggaaaggggggtgggggtgggtgggggtgggggtgggggggggggggggggggtgggggggtgggggggttagTCATAATAAACTTGAATGAATTTCCTTTTATTCCTTACTTCCTTTTCTTATCTGTAATAAGTCCATTCAAAAATGAACTAGTGGTTTTGGAGATGTATGAAAATGAGAAAGCTGACAGATATGAAAATGTAGAGGCAGATTCATGACAAAGTACACTGTAGGTTAAAGACGATTACAGATTGGAAGAAGTTACAACAACTCCCTACCCCTTATTTAGTTAGAAAAAGCCATTTTCTGCCATTTCTGGGGCTGCATACCCCTTTTCTGTTTCTGGTTCGTATCAACTTAGGAATGTATCCTTCTGCTTCATATGTATGCTTTATTCCCTTgttgttttatacatgaaaatatcGCTGCAGCATGACAATTGTGGgtatcatatataaatacaaaaattCTCTGAAGCATTGACAAGTAGCAGGCAAACATTGAGGAgaacaaatttataaataaaacaatacctGATTTCCTTCAGAGATATTTACACTGGTGACCTGTCTGTTCCAGGTGATGCTAAATGGCACTGTCTGTTCCTGTGTGATGTACTGTACTCCCAGTGCCTCACAAGCCTTAAAGATGGCCACCCCATGACCTCCCGAGTTCACAATGCGAGTATCCAGCACCAAAACAATGTACTAAAGagaaaattgtaattgtaattaaaagatttatatagcgtcctatcaacattagttctctattGCACTTTACAAATATGAGAGAAAAGATAacataaaatcgatgtgcacatacatgtgaataaaatattcatagtgtcagaattaaaatgcataattattattatcaaattagttacaattctttttttaattgaGACTGAAAATTATACCATGATTGAAGCACATTTTATGATTTAACAAATGATTGAgataacattttataaaattacaCACTATTATAATAAATTTGTCATTAAATATGACAGATATAACCTGCAAACAATCTTTGGATCCACCCATTTGTTTCTTCCTTTCTCTTTCTGCAATACGAATTTGCTCCTTTCTTTGTTTTTCCAGTTCTTTAGACAACACCTTTTCCTCTCTGGCTTTCTTTTTATCCCTTTTCCTAATCTAAGAAGATAAAATACACAGGTAAACTAAATCTGCCAGGTTATTTCTGAAGTCAAGGCAAATCTGGATCTGGACAATACGGATCtcattttacatgtaactgtcaaaattttaaaagttaccTACTTAAACATAAATTAGGTACCTTCAGAAGTACATGAAACATATATGCTTCATGTACCAGTATTAGTTTTACTTTGacttttaactacatgtaatacaaagAGTACTTTGTCAAATTCCGTTAGGTGCagaatattttacaaatacCAAAAAGTATAAATGCTTAATACATCTTGCAACATTTACTACACTTCAATTTAACATAATACCATAATTAGTCCTGTACATTTGCATCATTAAATACTTGCCTCCGCTTCTTTTTTCTGAATTGCTATTTCCTCTCTTgttctctttctctttgagattTCCCCTACACTGCATTCAGAAGACTGTGATATAGATACTGTAGACTGGCTCTCATTGTCAGTGGCTGATCTCTCTGTGTTTTGACAATCACTAAGTGCTAATTCTTCTGAAAGCTCTTCATTTGAATGGAATTTACTGTTCAAACTTCCAAAACTTAGAGCATTTTGGTATACTCTTTTTTCTGTTGTGTGCTGCTCTTTTCCGGTAGTAACTGTTCTTGATATATGTGAGAGTGAGCTGACTTTACTATGAATGGTACTACTACATACAGTACTTAATCTGTCTTTAAGAGATGGTAAACAGGGTTCCTCATCTGAACTGTCTGACATACTATGATTTACTCGATTAGGTGGCCCATTTGTTTTTGCGAATGTATCAGTAATTTCATCTTCATCACTATCCAATATGATAGATATTTTctcttttaatgtttttgaaGTTGTGTGTCTTGGAATCTGCTGTTGCACATTTGCTTGGCTTAGTGTTTCTCTGTTTGTTAAACGTGTAGGTTTATAAACTTGAGGCAATTCTTCATCTTCACTACTAAAATCCATGACAGGTGGCGCTTCTGCTTCCTGGAATATCCATATAAAGTTATTGATATTGCAGTCACAGTATAAATTCTGCTATAAGGTAGCTGAGCTCAGCCTGCTATACAAAGTAAAGCATCTgaacaatctaattagaattagctgttttgaatccACTACCGCTTCTTTGAGAAGCGGTTGGGGATTTTTGacagctaattttaattagattcaGCACCTGAACAGAAGAAATATGTAAAGTCAATTGCATATGGTCATCAAAATCTTTTTTGTGTGCCCTGTATTACTCTCAATGTTAATTGATATTGTGAATACAATACATGCAACTTTCTGGGGACACAACCCCTTCCCAAACCAAAAAATTCAACATCCATGTAACATGCGAGTTTTAATATGCAGATGTGACTTCATTGCATGTACAACCTATATCATGAATTGATAGATCTAGCTGACAACCCACTCTTCAAttttttgtttcatattttgcaGCACCATCAACACATATATTATTTgatgattttcaatacatgttgCTTATTCATAAATGGCAAGAAGTCAGAACAGTTTCCCCGAGTGGCAATTTTGTAACCAGATTACACCTGGGAAAAGGGTTACTTTATACAGATACCATGCTGCAGAGAAGTCTGAAATTAACTCGGTTACCTATACATCACAACCACATTTATGCTCaaagtgttcgaaattaaccatagactgatggaccgagtctatgtcaaatgacactggtctatgccaattgtaattgaaatagaccaaattgtccatgccgattttctagatttaaagcaacaACGTTATCCCAAAGGACCCCTACATAGCCAGTAGACGTCTGATAAatgttatgaggaaaggaggatattgttaaggaaatgaaaagaaaatttgctttctaagtacattagaagtaaatgaaaatggtgttttttgtgatattttcccCCTAATgttgtggtctatgccaattcgatgaggtctatgtcatcttgttttggcatagactcgtggtctataccaagttttaaaccaatttcgaacacatTGTAAGCTAAATTtaagtaaagtaaagtaaattttatttaaagtcggcactatatacattcaacatatcaaacacaagctctgtagagctttttaaccgactatcacattcatatatatcaaggacaaagacacatagcatgcatgtacacatatatacagacatatcacagattaacaaaagaatacaaaataaaagaaaactttcatgcaagaatatatAGATACGAAAGCATAAGACTAAGAGGAGGAAATAAAATACTGTAAGcaaaagtatatgtatataaaaatcatcattaaatttcaagccaATTAGCTATGTTTGCTGTTtccagtcttcacgaaaactcagtggtccgaagaccgaggccagtgaattttacggtcgggtcagtgaaaattaaaattcaggAAGTCCGACCGGCTTGTAGATTTTTTGTAAGTCATATTtaggtaggtaaatactattagaaatttctgtcaatcaaaatattttttcatttaaataactttaacaactcataaactaactaaaaaacccatattagacatacctttgcaggtttatttttatactatgtgctacagagcacatatacccccaaatgcaaaagccaaattttaacacaaggaTGCATGATCtaatgttttattaatttatgtaccaaagcacatcatattaagctataattTATAAAAACGaatagatattcatttaatgagaga
This genomic window from Ostrea edulis chromosome 4, xbOstEdul1.1, whole genome shotgun sequence contains:
- the LOC125669866 gene encoding crossover junction endonuclease EME1-like isoform X1, whose amino-acid sequence is MNLDDSIAQISSMCPSYTYDEIKYDLCITNNAELTVNRLLDKSISDEAEAPPVMDFSSEDEELPQVYKPTRLTNRETLSQANVQQQIPRHTTSKTLKEKISIILDSDEDEITDTFAKTNGPPNRVNHSMSDSSDEEPCLPSLKDRLSTVCSSTIHSKVSSLSHISRTVTTGKEQHTTEKRVYQNALSFGSLNSKFHSNEELSEELALSDCQNTERSATDNESQSTVSISQSSECSVGEISKRKRTREEIAIQKKEAEIRKRDKKKAREEKVLSKELEKQRKEQIRIAERERKKQMGGSKDCLQYIVLVLDTRIVNSGGHGVAIFKACEALGVQYITQEQTVPFSITWNRQVTSVNISEGNQVETVKSEVMEEDVLVLLPVADFVKFVQNHKKSPYRMEDDGPTLTSYVHTVKQYLPDSILSFIVIGMEKYFRDQKTQFQRKHRAAVLTSEKVDTSVDSGSVTRLDVEEAITENQLETDVMVFLLETSEELAEFVRTFSKAVAEKPAKKDRLQTAFFDDGIATMKVDKNGHGLLKVWKQQLMQFKNISPDIADAIVVAYPSPQLLMEAYRKCSDLTEQEKLLENIVVRRGAGVLETSRRVGKEMSRRIYTFMISSNPNEIIK
- the LOC125669866 gene encoding crossover junction endonuclease EME1-like isoform X3 translates to MNLDDSIAQISSMCPSYTYDEIKYDLCITNNAELTVNRLLDKSISDEAEAPPVMDFSSEDEELPQVYKPTRLTNRETLSQANVQQQIPRHTTSKTLKEKISIILDSDEDEITDTFAKTNGPPNRVNHSMSDSSDEEPCLPSLKDRLSTVCSSTIHSKVSSLSHISRTVTTGKEQHTTEKRVYQNALSFGSLNSKFHSNEELSEELALSDCQNTERSATDNESQSTVSISQSSECSVGEISKRKRTREEIAIQKKEAEIRKRDKKKAREEKVLSKELEKQRKEQIRIAERERKKQMGGSKDCLQYIVLVLDTRIVNSGGHGVAIFKACEALGVQYITQEQTVPFSITWNRQVTSVNISEGNQVETVKSEVMEEDVLVLLPVADFVKFVQNHKKSPYRMEDDGPTLTSYVHTVKQYLPDSILSFIVIGMEKYFRDQKTQFQRKHRAAVLTSEKVDTSVDSGSVTRLDVEEAITENQLETDVMVFLLETSEELAEFVRTFSKAVAEKPAKKDRLQTAFFDDGIATMKVDKNGHGLLKVWKQQLMQFKNISPDIADAIVVAYPSPQLLMEAYRKCSDLTEQEKLLENIVKMNMLIKCTSQKTS
- the LOC125669866 gene encoding crossover junction endonuclease EME1-like isoform X4 — its product is MNLDDSIAQISSMCPSYTYDEIKYDLCITNNAELTVNRLLDKSISDEAEAPPVMDFSSEDEELPQVYKPTRLTNRETLSQANVQQQIPRHTTSKTLKEKISIILDSDEDEITDTFAKTNGPPNRVNHSMSDSSDEEPCLPSLKDRLSTVCSSTIHSKVSSLSHISRTVTTGKEQHTTEKRVYQNALSFGSLNSKFHSNEELSEELALSDCQNTERSATDNESQSTVSISQSSECSVGEISKRKRTREEIAIQKKEAEIRKRDKKKAREEKVLSKELEKQRKEQIRIAERERKKQMGGSKDCLQYIVLVLDTRIVNSGGHGVAIFKACEALGVQYITQEQTVPFSITWNRQVTSVNISEGNQVETVKSEVMEEDVLVLLPVADFVKFVQNHKKSPYRMEDDGPTLTSYVHTVKQYLPDSILSFIVIGMEKYFRDQKTQFQRKHRAAVLTSEKVDTSVDSGSVTRLDVEEAITENQLETDVMVFLLETSEELAEFVRTFSKAVAEKPAN
- the LOC125669866 gene encoding crossover junction endonuclease EME1-like isoform X2, translated to MNLDDSIAQISSMCPSYTYDEIKYDLCITNNAELTVNRLLDKSISDEAEAPPVMDFSSEDEELPQVYKPTRLTNRETLSQANVQQQIPRHTTSKTLKEKISIILDSDEDEITDTFAKTNGPPNRVNHSMSDSSDEEPCLPSLKDRLSTVCSSTIHSKVSSLSHISRTVTTGKEQHTTEKRVYQNALSFGSLNSKFHSNEELSEELALSDCQNTERSATDNESQSTVSISQSSECSVGEISKRKRTREEIAIQKKEAEIRKRDKKKAREEKVLSKELEKQRKEQIRIAERERKKQMGGSKDCLQYIVLVLDTRIVNSGGHGVAIFKACEALGVQYITQEQTVPFSITWNRQVTSVNISEGNQVETVKSEVMEEDVLVLLPVADFVKFVQNHKKSPYRMEDDGPTLTSYVHTVKQYLPDSILSFIVIGMEKYFRDQKTQFQRKHRAAVLTSEKVDTSVDSGSVTRLDVEEAITENQLETDVMVFLLETSEELAEFVRTFSKAVAEKPAKKDRLQTAFFDDGIATMKVDKNGHGLLKVWKQQLMQFKNISPDIADAIVVAYPSPQLLMEVRRGAGVLETSRRVGKEMSRRIYTFMISSNPNEIIK